In one window of Pseudorasbora parva isolate DD20220531a chromosome 7, ASM2467924v1, whole genome shotgun sequence DNA:
- the emg1 gene encoding ribosomal RNA small subunit methyltransferase NEP1, whose protein sequence is MAARAGDKRGLEHLDEYEPKQAKQQRSLHDQMTEKRLVIVLEGATLETVKVGKTFELLNCDQHKSIIMKNGRDPGKIRPDITHQCLLMLLDSPLNRAGLLQVYIHTEKNVLIEINPQTRIPRTFARFCGLMVQLLHKMSVRAADGPQRLLRLIKNPVSDHLPPGCPRFSTSFKADAVCPRTIVPKDGPAAIVIGAFAHGTVNADYTEKTVSISNYPLSAALTCAKMCSAFEEVWGVL, encoded by the exons ATGGCTGCACGCGCTGGAGACAAGCGTGGTCTGGAGCATTTAgatgaatatgaacctaaacaGGCAAAACAGCAAAGAAGTCTGCACGATCAGATGACGGAAAAGCGTCTTGTTATTGTGTTAGAAGGAGCGACACTTGAAACCGTAAAG GTTGGGAAGACATTTGAGTTGCTGAACTGTGATCAGCATAAGAGTATTATTATGAAGAATGGAAGAGACCCTGGGAAGATTCGCCCTGATATCACACATCAG TGCCTGCTGATGTTACTGGACAGTCCTTTGAATAGAGCTGGTTTGCTGCAAGTGTACATTCACACAGAGAAGAATGTTTTGATCGAGATTAACCCACAGACAAGAATTCCTCGCACCTTTGCACGATTTTGTGGACTCATGG TTCAGCTCCTGCACAAGATGAGTGTGAGAGCAGCAGACGGCCCTCAGCGTTTGTTGAGGCTCATTAAAAATCCAGTGTCGGACCACCTGCCACCCGGTTGCCCCCGATTTTCCACATCATTCAAAGCAGATGCTGTATGTCCCAGAACTATCGTCCCTAAAGACGGACCTGCCGCTATTGTCATTGGAGCATTTGCACATGGAACT GTGAATGCCGACTACACAGAGAAGACCGTGTCCATCAGTAACTACCCTTTATCTGCAGCTCTGACCTGTGCCAAGATGTGTTCAGCGTTTGAGGAGGTCTGGGGAGTGTTATGA
- the gtf3c6 gene encoding general transcription factor 3C polypeptide 6: protein MEDEWEEEEQMVVAELSGMISSDLLSSRQSTCKIVDIDSEQPMMQVGRYLFAGEYEDAIGTCVIFEEDGADSDPALKYKCHTMKKLMLQRTFLSERKEDEPVSNRIEVLALHDEESFGRKSAVCHYLDPIDTEKSALDESKDCDDPEMSDESADELEETETEAGAALLENSTETTMNASGSSALAAVQGDDGS, encoded by the coding sequence ATGGAGGACGAATGGGAGGAGGAGGAACAGATGGTTGTGGCGGAACTGTCTGGAATGATCAGCTCTGATTTACTCTCCAGTCGGCAGAGCACCTGTAAGATAGTGGACATTGACAGCGAGCAGCCCATGATGCAGGTGGGTCGGTATCTGTTCGCTGGTGAATACGAGGACGCCATCGGGACATGTGTGATTTTTGAAGAGGATGGTGCAGACTCTGATCCAGCCCTTAAATACAAATGTCACACAATGAAGAAACTGATGCTGCAGCGGACGTTTCTGTCCGAGAGGAAGGAGGACGAGCCCGTCTCTAACCGCATAGAGGTGCTGGCTCTCCACGATGAAGAGTCGTTCGGTCGGAAGAGCGCAGTTTGTCATTACCTGGACCCGATAGACACGGAGAAGTCGGCGCTGGACGAATCTAAAGATTGCGATGATCCGGAGATGAGCGACGAATCAGCGGATGAACTGGAGGAGACGGAGACTGAGGCAGGAGCCGCGCTTCTGGAGAACTCCACCGAGACGACGATGAATGCCAGCGGCTCTTCTGCACTGGCGGCTGTACAAGGGGACGATGGCTCCTAA